atttgatatgcGTACAAATATGAACGTGCACATATACATTATGCAttccatttaaaaataagacgCAGTACCAAATGACAAAAATGTTAGGACTGATATGGTCTCCAGTACTGTATCAAAACGTGCCATCTCTTCCTTATAATCTCGTGATGTGTGCATGGAGACATTTTCTTCGCATATTATTAAGGCAATGGATGGCAGATTTCTGACAGAAGGCTGGATCCTATAGTCAGGCGGTCATGAAATTTCTGAATGCATGCTTTTGTTCTATTTTTGCAGAGCTCTTGGACAAAGAGGGCCATTGAAGTTGACAGCCCAAAACTAATGTCACCATGGAACCAGGTAGCTGACCCTCCTGACAGCACCTGTGCCCGAGTGATACATTTAATACCAGAAGCATTGAGCAACAAATGGGTGCCTGTGACCACGACAAAGGAGTGCGAGGGACAGGATGATGACCTTGGTACACAAGACTTTGTTTGCAGAAATTTTCATtgaaacttttctttttctgatatCTCTAGATTTCACATATTTCCTCTTCTTGGGTTCAAATTATCCTACATTCAATATTTAGGCAATGTTGTTTCGGGAAAGGACTTGGAGATCGGTGTTCCCAGAATTCCAAACTCGCAGGTTGAACACCCAAGTGAAAAAGTAGCAGCTAATATAGCAGACAGTAATGGAGAGAAACTTCCTGAAACTATTTCAAAGAAGGATGGTGAGCAaaaggagaaaacaaacctaGAGCTTAAAAGTGAGGAACCCGATGGAGAATCAAGAAACCAACCTGTTGATTTTATGGGCATAACCACTAACAGCGCTGATCCTAGTGTAGTTTTTGACGTCCCAAAAGCCTCCAATCAAAACGACGAGGTTGCCCATGAAAGTAAGGGGATCCCTTGTCTTGAGCTTAGTTTGAAGAGGCTTAGAGATGTGGGAGATACCGGGACCAGAGCTAAAGACCGAAACGTGCTTAGACATTCAGACCTCTCAGCATTCTCAAGGTATGCCAAATCGTTTACATTCTGACTACACTGTATTTTAACACACCCCATCCCCCTTCCCTTCCCCCTctcttaaaaatagaatttactGTCAGAATCTTCTTTATCATGTAGGTATAACTCTGCTTCAACTGCTAATCAGGCTCCAACAGGGAATGTGGGTAGCTATTATTCCCTTGATAATAGTTCAGAGGCAGTAAAAACAGACTCGATGCAATATTTTCAATCTAGTTCAAATAGTACCCCTTCCAATCAGCGTTCTAATGGTAGTAGTAACAATAATGACATGGGTTCTACCACTAATAATGCTTTCACCAAACCAGTGGCATCCAACGATAATCCTGCACCGAAATTGACAGTTAAAGGTCCCAATCCCTCTTCTGCTTTCCATGCAGTGCAGAATGGCCATATGCCCGTCCCTCAATCTGGTAAGGTTGATGATACAGTTGCTAACAATATTTTAGCTCAAGCAAGAGACATGAACAACCAAGTCCAGGTGGAAcaccaccatcaccatcaccatcaccaccaccaccatgTTCACAGCATGTCCCagaagcagcagcagcagcagcttGCCAACCATGACAGTCTGTCTCAGAAAAATATGGCAGTGGCAGCTCCCCAGTATGGGTCATCCAACATGTTGAGCGTGCACATCGATAGTGTTGGTAATTATCGTATGAACGGGGGTGCCTCAGGAAGTGACCACGGAAGCAATGGACTGAACGAGAGCAGTGTCGCTCTAAATCTCAAAAAAACAAATGCAGAAAGAGATAATGGAGCAGCTGAAAAAGCTGGAGCAGCATGTGGAACTGGCAGCAGAACTGCAGTTGATCATAACCGTTCTGCCCAAAGAGAGGCAGCTTTGAACAAATTCCGCCAAAAGAGGAAAGAGAGATGCTTTGAGAAGAAGGTAACTGAAATTGCATTTAATATCAAGTACTGAGCAATAAGAAAACTGAAAAACCATTGAATATATCAGAGATAAAATGCTAGTGACACGATCCTCACAAATAGATCGTCAATGCTGCACATACATAGGCATAGACAAGTACCCAACTAAACATCAATACCATGGAGTGAAATAAGAGTTGTGAATACAAAATTTTCTTCAGCTATATTTTTTCATTGCAGACATCAGATCTGCTATCTCAACTTGCGAGTAGTCTGACAGGAATGTCTTTGTTCCTAACATAATCATTTCCAGGTTCGATACCAGAGCAGGAAAAAACTGGCAGAACAGAGACCACGCGTTCGAGGGCAATTTGTACGACAAGTGACGCAtggaaataaagaaaaggatgaGCATAGCTAACAACCCTATTCCCAGATTATGTGCATGAGATTGGCACGAGCTGTGTAAATGGAGGGAGCATTAAGATTCCATTGGGTCTATATTTTTGGGTGTTCGGTGCAATTTATAATGCTCTCTAGCAAAGGccaaattcattattaaacaTATGAACCTAGAACATC
The nucleotide sequence above comes from Ricinus communis isolate WT05 ecotype wild-type chromosome 6, ASM1957865v1, whole genome shotgun sequence. Encoded proteins:
- the LOC8264789 gene encoding two-component response regulator-like PRR37 isoform X1 codes for the protein MQLVQMNGNCPMTSGLAELNHDVQDEHKETRDGDKGEGQELSVEDESRINEDVEDDSNGHVEVVQVQGHAQSTKRQQHSQGPLVCWERFLPLRSLKVLLVENDDSTRHVVGALLRNCGYEVTAVANGLQAWKLLEDLTNHIDLILSEVAMPCLSGIGLLCKIMNHRTCKNIPVIMMSSHDSMNVVFKCLSKGALDFLVKPIRKNELKNLWQHVWRKCHSVSCYSYATLCKELHDGPILDSKFQSSGSGSESDIRTRKSTSPEESDNNTGSNDEDDIGSTGLNARDGSDHGSGTQSSWTKRAIEVDSPKLMSPWNQVADPPDSTCARVIHLIPEALSNKWVPVTTTKECEGQDDDLGNVVSGKDLEIGVPRIPNSQVEHPSEKVAANIADSNGEKLPETISKKDGEQKEKTNLELKSEEPDGESRNQPVDFMGITTNSADPSVVFDVPKASNQNDEVAHESKGIPCLELSLKRLRDVGDTGTRAKDRNVLRHSDLSAFSRYNSASTANQAPTGNVGSYYSLDNSSEAVKTDSMQYFQSSSNSTPSNQRSNGSSNNNDMGSTTNNAFTKPVASNDNPAPKLTVKGPNPSSAFHAVQNGHMPVPQSGKVDDTVANNILAQARDMNNQVQVEHHHHHHHHHHHHVHSMSQKQQQQQLANHDSLSQKNMAVAAPQYGSSNMLSVHIDSVGNYRMNGGASGSDHGSNGLNESSVALNLKKTNAERDNGAAEKAGAACGTGSRTAVDHNRSAQREAALNKFRQKRKERCFEKKVRYQSRKKLAEQRPRVRGQFVRQVTHGNKEKDEHS
- the LOC8264789 gene encoding two-component response regulator-like PRR37 isoform X2; this translates as MNGNCPMTSGLAELNHDVQDEHKETRDGDKGEGQELSVEDESRINEDVEDDSNGHVEVVQVQGHAQSTKRQQHSQGPLVCWERFLPLRSLKVLLVENDDSTRHVVGALLRNCGYEVTAVANGLQAWKLLEDLTNHIDLILSEVAMPCLSGIGLLCKIMNHRTCKNIPVIMMSSHDSMNVVFKCLSKGALDFLVKPIRKNELKNLWQHVWRKCHSVSCYSYATLCKELHDGPILDSKFQSSGSGSESDIRTRKSTSPEESDNNTGSNDEDDIGSTGLNARDGSDHGSGTQSSWTKRAIEVDSPKLMSPWNQVADPPDSTCARVIHLIPEALSNKWVPVTTTKECEGQDDDLGNVVSGKDLEIGVPRIPNSQVEHPSEKVAANIADSNGEKLPETISKKDGEQKEKTNLELKSEEPDGESRNQPVDFMGITTNSADPSVVFDVPKASNQNDEVAHESKGIPCLELSLKRLRDVGDTGTRAKDRNVLRHSDLSAFSRYNSASTANQAPTGNVGSYYSLDNSSEAVKTDSMQYFQSSSNSTPSNQRSNGSSNNNDMGSTTNNAFTKPVASNDNPAPKLTVKGPNPSSAFHAVQNGHMPVPQSGKVDDTVANNILAQARDMNNQVQVEHHHHHHHHHHHHVHSMSQKQQQQQLANHDSLSQKNMAVAAPQYGSSNMLSVHIDSVGNYRMNGGASGSDHGSNGLNESSVALNLKKTNAERDNGAAEKAGAACGTGSRTAVDHNRSAQREAALNKFRQKRKERCFEKKVRYQSRKKLAEQRPRVRGQFVRQVTHGNKEKDEHS